The Rosa rugosa chromosome 1, drRosRugo1.1, whole genome shotgun sequence genomic sequence atttAACATAATTTTTAAtcaagtggccttatgagggaaaaagatatttggtggccctatgacaaaaaaaacattcaaaaatggCCTTATATGTAATTGGCccttttagttttccttaaagaGATAAAAaatgggttattatcacaaatggtacctgaactatacctcaattttattgatggtacctgaacttcaattttgatcacaaccagtacccaaacttttcgatttcattttaaatggtacctagagccacctccggtcactattccgactaaaaacggcatgggaggcgatcatagtgatgatttttgttgatttcaagggttgcgatcatatattgtgatgattttttggtaataaacttgccttgaacttgttttgttgttttttatttttttagatttgggttttttggccggaatagtgaccgaaggtggccttaagtaccatttaaaatgaaatcgaaaagttcgggtactggttgtgatcaaaattgaagttcaggtaccatcgataaaataaaggaaaagttcaggtaccatttgtgataataacccataAAAAATTATTGCAAGACAATAATGGGGTCAAATCCTTGTGCTATTTTTTCTGATCAAAATCTTAGTTTATCAGTGAAACACAGTAAATAAgtgctttgttttttctttttctttatttctcaTCAGTGCAGACCATTAAATTGTAATCTGCTATTTATTGCTCTCATCAAAGAGATGGACTCCCTCAAACTCTTTTCTTAAGATAAAGATGGAATGGGACTCGTCAGTTGTGAATTGGCTCTAAGCGTTACCCTACTTTCTTTCTAAATTCACTATCCCAAAACCTAATTAGGGATTTACAGGATTCGTTTAGATTTGGATAAACGACAACAAAGGTCTACAGAGAAGGACCTAAAGACTAGTGCCACACTGCCACCTTTGTTGTGACCAGCTTCTGTTGCTGAACGTGTTTTTCATTCATCAAATCATGTCAGCACTTTTCACACATTTCCATTCAATAATTCTGCTTCTCTATGCAACCACAAAGCAAAGCTCATTCACTCTCTCTTTCCCACCTGCATATCAAATCCACCTCTTCAAACCTCAACCGCCTGAGAATCGAATCGCAGATCCTCCTCATCAACAATTGCGAGATTTTGGAAATCATGGATGAAATCGAGGCCTCTCATTCAGAAGATCCTCTTAAAAAATCCGGGATGAACAAGTACACAATCGTCTGCGCTCTTCTTGCCTCCACAAACTCCATTTTATTGGGTTATGGTAAGCCTCGGTTCATCCATTACTCTTCAGTTTCACCCATAATTACATGAAATTGAGATACAAATTTCgggtttttcttttctgtcgATTTTGTTCTTCTAGGAAAAATAACTTTAAATATAAAAATCTCTAGTACAACCCGACCGTAGCTGGTCGAAACTAATAGTTCTATTTTAAGTGAGGGAGGGAGGGATAGAGGGCTACTTCTCCATTTGGTCTTGAATATCCCAAACCCAAAGTTGCAAGGCGTCCGCCGTAAAATTTGTTTATCTAAAATTGTGCTTGATAGTGAATCTTTCAAAACTTCGAGTAATTAGTTGAATGTTTCTGATGATACACTTGAGCCTCCAAGGTGTGCAGCAGACACCATTAATACAATCAATAATTAACTTCAAGTCTCCTTCAACTTCAATATTTTTAATACCCTTTTCGTTTGGCTTTGTTCTGCAGATATTGGAGTGATGAGTGGTGCGGTGATTTTGATCAAGGATTATTTCAGAATCACACGAACCCAACATGAGATCTTGGTAGGAACCCTAAATGTGTTCTCTTTAATAGGGTCACTAGCATCAGGCAAGACATCGGATATTATAGGAAGGCGTTACACCATAGTGTTAGCTGCATGCACATTTCTGATAGGTGCACTCCTCATGGGCCTAGCACCGTCCTATCCGTTTCTAATGGCGGGGCGGTGCGTGGCCGGAATTGGTGTCGGCTACGCCCTCATGATCGCTCCTGTGTACACAGTCGAGCTCTCACCTGCCATGAACCGGGGTTTTCTGACCTCTCTGCCCGAGGTGTTCATCACTTTTGGTTTGTTACTTGGGTACATAGTCAACTATGCATTGTCTGGCTTACCATTGCATTTAAGTTGGAGACTAATGTTAGGGTTAGCGGCGGTGCCGGCGATTGGTATTGGTTTTGGGGTGCTAGCAATGCCTGAATCTCCTCGTTGGCTTGTAATGAAAGGCAAACTAAGTGAAGCGAAGAAGGTTCTGATCAGAACATCAGCTTCTGAAGAGGAAGCTCAATTGAGGCTTGAGGAAATAACTAAGGCTGCTATTCAAGGCCCAGAATCGGCCCATGAAGGTGGTTCAGTTTGGAAGGAGATTTTGTTACGGCCCACTAGGCCCACCCGGCGGATGCTCGTTGCTGCTATTGGGATCAACTTCTTCATGCAGGCTTCTGGAAACGACGGGGTGGTGTACTACTGTCCCGAAGTGTTCAAGGCTGCCGGAATTCATAATAAAAGACAACTCTTTGGTGTGAATGCCATTATGGGCCTTGCCAAGGCCCTATTTGTGTTGGTATCGGCGTTGAAATTGGACAAGTACGGGAGGCGACCGCTTTTGTTATTGGGCTCTGCGGGAATGGTGGTCTCATTATTTGGGTTGGGCCTCGGGTCAAAGTTTCTCGAGCATTCGACTAAGAAACCGATTTGGGCAATTGCGTTGTGTATCGTGGCAGTTTGTGCCgatgtttctttcttttcaattgGGCTTGGGCCCATAACGTGGGTCTACTCTTCGGAAATCTTCCCGATGAGACTACGGGCCCAAGCTTCGAGCCTCGCCATTTCGGTGAACCGGTTAGTGAGTGGAGTGGTGTCAATGACATTTCTAAGCATTTCTCACAAGATCACATTTGGGGGAATATTTTTCGTGTTCGCTGGAATAATGCTGGTCGGTACGGTATTCTTTTACTTCTTC encodes the following:
- the LOC133726991 gene encoding probable polyol transporter 6, with the translated sequence MQPQSKAHSLSLSHLHIKSTSSNLNRLRIESQILLINNCEILEIMDEIEASHSEDPLKKSGMNKYTIVCALLASTNSILLGYDIGVMSGAVILIKDYFRITRTQHEILVGTLNVFSLIGSLASGKTSDIIGRRYTIVLAACTFLIGALLMGLAPSYPFLMAGRCVAGIGVGYALMIAPVYTVELSPAMNRGFLTSLPEVFITFGLLLGYIVNYALSGLPLHLSWRLMLGLAAVPAIGIGFGVLAMPESPRWLVMKGKLSEAKKVLIRTSASEEEAQLRLEEITKAAIQGPESAHEGGSVWKEILLRPTRPTRRMLVAAIGINFFMQASGNDGVVYYCPEVFKAAGIHNKRQLFGVNAIMGLAKALFVLVSALKLDKYGRRPLLLLGSAGMVVSLFGLGLGSKFLEHSTKKPIWAIALCIVAVCADVSFFSIGLGPITWVYSSEIFPMRLRAQASSLAISVNRLVSGVVSMTFLSISHKITFGGIFFVFAGIMLVGTVFFYFFLPETKGRTLEDMETIFEDRDTTKINRVREMRDVP